The Radiobacillus deserti genomic interval TATCTTCTCTTGATCTGGCTCGTACTCATACGAGCTTTTAGAACCAGAGCCTTGAGAAATATCCGTTAAAGGTAATAGCTTGCGAGATGTTACTTCTTGAGAAATAGCACTTACGTAATGGTTATAGTAAATGTTTAATTCATCGATTTCTTCATCGATATACATTTGAACCGTTTCGTTCGCTAATTCCTTCACATCCGCAAAGCTCGGTTGATCACCAATGCCAACGATTTCCTTTGAAACTGAGAAGCCACGCTTCACAAAGAAATCTCTTCCGATTCGACCAATTACGATAATCGTATATTCGTCCGCAGAACTATGGCGTTGTGTAATGTCTCGATATACCGTTCTTAGGATACTACTGTTATATGCACCAGCGAGACCACGGTCTGAAGTGATCACAAAGTATCCCACTTTTTTCACGGCTCGTTGTTTCAACATTGGATGCTGAATATTCGAATCGTTCGCTGCGATACTTGCTACTACTTCTTGGATTTTATCGCTGTATGGTACAAAGGATTTTGCATTTTGCTCTGCCTTGCTAAGCTTCGAAGCAGAAACCATGTGCATCGCCTTTGTAATTTGCTTTGTTTTCTTACGAGAACTAATTTTCTTCTCGATATCTCTTAATGATGCCACGTCTTTCACCGTCCTTTCTTACAAGGATTTCGACCTATTGAGCCTTACGCAGATGGTACGAATGTTTTCTTGAATGCTTCTACAGCACCATTCATATCCTCTGCTTCCCCAAGATTTCCTGTCTCACGGATTGATAACAATAAATCAGCTTTATTGTTATCTAACCATACATGGAATTCAGACTCAAAGCGAGTAATGTCTTCCACAGGAATATCATCTAGATATCCATTAACAAGTGCGTAGATAATCATCACTTGTTTTTCTACATCAAGTGGTTTGTGAAGGCCTTGCTTTAACACTTCTACAGTACGTGCACCACGATTTAGCTTCGCCTGCGTTGCCGCATCAAGGTCTGAACCGAATTGTGCGAAGGATTCTAGTTCACGGTAAGAAGCTAGGTCTAGACGTAGCGTACCTGAAACTTTTTTCATCGCTTTAATTTGTGCAGAACCACCTACACGGGATACAGAAAGACCTGGGTTAATCGCTGGACGAACACCAGAGAAGAATAGATCAGACTGCAAGAAAATTTGTCCATCTGTGATGGAAATAACGTTTGTCGGGATATATGCGGAGATATCCCCTGCTTGTGTTTCAACGAATGGAAGTGCTGTTAAAGAACCGCCACCCTTTGCATCACTAAGCTTCGCAGCACGCTCTAGTAAACGAGAGTGCAAGTAGAATACATCCCCTGGGAATGCTTCACGACCTGGAGGTCTACGTAGTAACAAGGAAAGTTCACGGTACGCTGCCGCTTGTTTGGACAAGTCATCATATACTACTAATACGTGTTTTCCGTTGTACATAAATTCTTCACCCATAGACACCCCTGTATATGGAGCTAGGTAAAGAAGTGGTGCAGGGTCAGACGCACCTGCAGATACAACAATAGTGTAATCAAGTGCACCGTATTTACGTAACGTTTCTACCGTTCCACGAACCGTAGATTCTTTTTGGCCAATCGCTACATAAATACAAATCATATCTTGACCTTTTGGATTCAGGATTGCATCAATTGCTACTGTTGTTTTACCAGTTTGACGGTCTCCAATGATTAGCTCACGTTGTCCACGTCCGATTGGTACTAGTGCATCAATTGCTTTAATACCTGTTTGAAGTGGTTCATGAACGGATTTACGATCCATTACCCCTGGAGCTGGTGATTCAATTGGACGAGCTTTACTTGTCTCAATTGCACCCTTCCCATCGATTGGTTGTCCAAGTGGATTTACTACACGTCCTAGTAATTCCTCACCAACAGGCACTTCCATAATACGGCCAGTACGTTTCACTTCGTCTCCTTCACGGATTTCCGTGTAAGGGCCTAAGATAACGATACCAACATTGTTTTCTTCTAAGTTCTGTGCCATACCCATGACACCATTTGAAAATTCAACGAGCTCCCCAGCCATGACATTATCAAGGCCGTGTGCACGTGCGATACCGTCACCAATTTCGATAACTGTACCAACATCAGATACTTGGATATCTGATTGATAGTTTTCAATCTGCTGTTTAATCAGTGAACTGATTTCTTCAGCTTTTATGCTCATGCCATTTCACCCCTATCATCCTTAATTAGCTGACACTATGCTTCGCTCTAGACGAGTAAGCTTTCCAGAAATCGATCCATCATATATGGTGTTCCCAATTCTAATCTTGATTCCACCGATAATGCTTGGATCTACAATGTTTTCTATTTTCAATACGTTGATGTTTAGCTTCTTCGCAAACACCTTAGAAATCTCTTCTTGTTCATCAATCGATAACTCACGAACAGAGTAGACTTTCGCTTCTGCGATGCCTTTCATTTCGTTTGCTAACGCAATAACATGTGTGATCACATCCGGAATAGATTCTTCACGGTGACGATCCACAAGAATAAATAGTGTATGAAGCACTTCATTCGAAAAGTCTTTTAGTGATTCTTTTAGTAGGTTCTTTTTATCAGAACCATTTACTTTCGGGTTTGTTAAAAAAGTTAAAAGCTCTGGGCTTTGCTTCACAATTTCGTCCAAAGCACGCATTTCTTCTTCTAACTCTATTAATCGAGATTTTTCTTGTGCAAGTTGAAAAAGAGCATCTGCATAACGCTTGGAAACTACTGCTTCACTCATCGCTCTTCTCCTACCTCTTTAATATATTCGGAAATCAATTTCTCTTGGTCTTGTGCATTAATCTCTTTTTCAATTACTTTAGTAGCAATTTGTACAGAGAGTGTTGCCACTTGATCTTGAAGCGCTTGAATCGCTTTTTCTTTCTCGTTGTTGATTTCTTCTTGTGCTGCTTCTTTTATACGATCTGCTTCTTTACGAGCAGAAGCAATAATATCTTGTTCTTGCTTTTGACCAGCTTTTTTCGCCTCTTCAATGATCGCTTGTGCTTCTTGACGAGTTTTTTGTAATTGCTCGTTTGCTTCACGAGAAGCACGCTCTGCTTCCTGGCGATTTTTTTCAGCTGTTTCAATTTCGTTCGCGATATGATCTTCCCTTTGTTTCATTACTCCCATTAATGGTCCCCACGCAAATTTACGTAGTAGGACTAGTAATACAATAAAGAAGAAAAGTTGGGCTAGCATGTCTCCAGTAAAAAGACCGCCAATTCCACCACCAGCTTGTATCGTCAACCAACCACCTGTTAATGATTGCACAGATTTCACTCCTTTCGAAACAACAAATAAATCGAATCTGACTTAAACGTTTTTCCTTTACAAATAGGTTCCTAATCGTAAAGGAATGGCGAAAGCACAACTACGTTAGACCTTCGCCATTTACATATAAAATCTGTTACATCACGATTAGTGCGATTACAACAGCGATGATCGGCATTGCCTCTACTAGACCGATACCAATAAACATTGTTGTTTGAAGTGCACTGCGCAATTCTGGTTGACGCGCGATACCTTCTACTGTACGACTTACGATTAGACCGTTACCAATACCAGCACCAAGTGCTGCCAATCCTACTGCTATTGCAGCTGCTAAAGCTCCCATAATGAAAATCCTCCTCATAATATATAAAAGTTTAGTTCTTGTTTTCCCCTATGAACATGGAATGTCAATTTTTTTCAACTGACATCCGTCAGCGGGGTTGAAACCTCACTGGCGGAAGTTTCGAAAATATTATTAATGGTCGCTGCTCACTTTGTGAGACATATAAACCATTGTTAACATAGTGAAAATGAATGCTTGAATGGCACCTACGAATAAACTGAATCCTTGCCAAGCTAGCATCGGGATTGCACCACCTAGGAATCCAAGGACGCCTGAAGCGGTTAGTCCAGCAAGCATAGTTAGTAATACCTCACCTGCGTATATGTTACCGAAAAGACGAAGACCTAACGTTAGCGTATTCGAGAACTCTTCAAGCAACTTAACTGGAAATAAGAACCACATTGGACGGAAATAATCTTTTCCGTACTCTTTGACACCTTTTACTTTAATACCGTAATAATGTGTTAAAACGATAACCATGGCGGATAATGTCAACGTAATCCCCGGGTCGGATGTCGGCGACTTCCACCATAACTGGTGATGACTATCCGTAACCATGAAGGCTACCCCTAATAGGTTGCTGACGAAAATATAGGTGATCAAAGTTAATCCTAATGGAAGAAAGGTTTTCCCTGTTTTCCAGTCCATCGTATCTCCAATAATGCCTTTTACGAAATCAATGACCCATTCCATAAAATTCTGAAGACCCGTTGGCTTCATTTGAAGCCTTCTTGATGCCGTTACACCTAGAATAAACACAATTAGAGATGCAATCGCCATCATTAATACATTAGATAGGTTAAAATCTAACCAAGATATTCCAAACACATCGAGAGCTAAAGGTTTTTCATGTTCCAAATCTTTCACCCCTCTTCCTTATGCAAGTCTCTTGATTTAAGTAGTACAAAATCTATCATAATGACAACATAAGCTGTCATTAATCCAATAATAACTGCTATAAGATGGAAATATTCCTCAAAGCGTAGAGCGATTAATACGGCGGCAGCGCCTGAAGCTAATCGCGTAAAAGTGCCAATGCCCTGCATTCGGCGATTTTGAATGGTAGCTAAGCCTAGCTGATTAATCTTGCGTTGCATAAGCCATAAATTGTAAAAGCTTATAACGGTTCCAAGGAGAAGTCCGAGGAAGATACGAGGATATGGAGTAAATCCCGCACCTAAAACTAAGAGCGATAGAAGGTAGAACATCCACTTACGTTGACGGGTTATCATTCTTTGATATTCATTCATTTCGCTTCCCCCGCAATACTAGTAGGAGTCCTATAACATAGATGTAGAAATCACTTGTGACTATGAATCTTTTTTACTTTTTGTAACCCCTTACTATGCTCATCCTAAAATAGCATACAATAGGGGTTGTCCAATGTCAATCTGTATGTTTATAGAATGTTTTTAACTACAAAGTTATGTATGCTGCACAGTTGGGTTCATAATCATTATCATTATACTAGATGAATGTTATTTTGATTTCGACAAATTTGTGACATTACATAAACTTTACATAATTTAGTGTAAGAGTAAGTGGAATGTAGTGTACTCCTCATTCCACTTACTTTTACTATTTTAATCACTCATAATCTTTACAGGCACTTGCTGATAATAGGTCTCCCCATTTTCCGTTACGATAGTGATATTAGCCAAGTAGCTTCCACTATCGCCTACTTTTCTTCCTTCTATTACTCCTTCCGTTAAGCCTTTCTTAAGCTCTTCAAGCTGGAGCAACGTTCTCTTGAACTGTAACGTCTTTGCATCATATAAATCAACCGTTAACCCTTTGGCACCTCCTGGTAAATATAGCCTGTATTCGTATTTTCCATCGGAGAACGCTTGTAATCCAAATTCAAATCCCATTATCCTAGGGAAATTTGCTTCCTTATTAACAAATAGGTATGGAAGTTCATAGGAGGTTTCATCTGACCTTAAAGTGACCCAACCTTGATTCAATCCTTTTTTCCGTTGTGAAGTTGTTACCTCTAGCGTGATAGGTACTGTCTTTGTCTGCTTAGCCGCTATCGTAAAGGTCTTCGGAAAATGCCAGCGCAATCCCTTTTCTTGCTCTGGTAGTTCAAAGTGATAGGCCTTCGTTTCGTCTGATACATTCTCAATCTCCAGCTTATAGGTCACGTCCTCTTTTAATTTTGTTAATTTTCCAAGTGATAGTAAAGGATTATGAAGGATGGTGTCTGTGTGAATTGCTTTTTTAATTTGCATTCGGCCCATCCCTTGATCAATCGGCTCATACCGGTTTCCTTTTTCATCGCTTATTGGCATTGCCGTCGTCAACAATGCCCCCTTTACTTGCTCCGGTGTCCAGTTCGGATGTGCCTGCTTTACTAAAACAGCTCCCCCAGCAACATGTGGGGCTGCCATACTAGTCCCTTGCAGTTCTTGATAGCCCCCCGGTACGGTGCTATTTATAGCAGCTCCTGGTGCAACAATTTCTGGCTTAATGTCCCATGAAATCGTAACAGGTCCTCGTGAGCTGAATTGTGCCATCTTATCTTCTGTCGTTTCATATTCGGTCGCCATCCATTTGTTTTTTTGGACCATATGTTCTAAGAGCCATTCGCCATCTTTTTTAGAAAGGGAAGCTACAGGTATCGTAATCTCATCGCCTTTATCATTAAGTCCACCTTGAAATGGTCCTTTTTCATTATTGTAGATTAAGACAGCAATCGCTCCTGCTTCCTCCGCTTTTCTCGCCTTTTCTTCAAAAGGAATCTTGCCTCGCTTCATTAGAACTATCTTCCCTTTTGCATCGTTTATTTCTTTTTCACCAATTCCACCATACACAATAGGATACTTTCTTTGTAAACTCCACGGAACTGAATCCATTAAGGTTTGAAGCGGGATTTTCTTATCCGTGAAGGAATCAAACAAATACGGATAGGTTAAAGGAGGCGTAGATGCTCCGACTGAGATAGCTTTATCTGACGTAGCTGGAGAGCCTACCGTCCAATTGTTCGGGCCAGCGTTTCCGTTGGCAATTACGACTGTTACCCCTTTTTCAATTGCTTTGTTTACTGCAACTGTTGTTGGCCAATCTGGGCCGTTCACCGAATTTCCTAAGGACATATTCACAACATCCATTCCATCATTTACAGCTCTTTCTAACGCAGCAATAACCTGTACAGAAGTACCCATTCCGCCTGGACCTAGTGCGCGGTATCCATATAGATCTGCTTCCGGCGCAATCCCTTTCATATTGCCGTTGGCCGCAATGATTCCAGAGACGTGTGTGCCATGAAGGGTTGGCTGACCTTGCTCAGGTAAGGTTTCCATTGGCTCCTTATCTAAGTCAACTAAATCATATCCTCCCTCGTAACTGCTGGTTAAGTCCGGGTGATGAAAGTCGACTCCTGTATCAATAACCCCCACTTTCACACCTTCCCCATTATATGCTAGAGGTTTATCCAGCTGGTTAGCCGGATCTTTCAAGAAAGGAATGCTCGTGTTCACATTTGTTGTGTGATAAGTACGAACTGGATATGTTTTTTCTATGTCTTCCATTAACGTGATTTCCTCGATATCCTGTCGGTTCCCTTTGATCGCGATTGCATTTAGCAACGTATCATACACTTCTACTACTTCTACAAAAGGGTGATGATCCTCTATGTAAGCTTTATGTTGATAGGGATCTCCATCCACTTCCACAATCACGGATAGCTCGTCGGATTCTATTTGGCCGTTCACTTTTATAGGAGTTAACCCGACAATCATGGTTAGTACAATGAATAACTGAGCGACTTTCCTCACAGAATCCTCTCCTCGTTTTTTAGTTCTTATTGTCTGCGGAGCAGAGTAATTCCATGCATGCAATATATATAAAAAAGCCTAGAGAAAAAATCTCTAGACTTATTTCACGTTAAAAGATTGTGGTCTATCCTTTGAGTTATGAAAAAAATAATCAATCGCTTCCGCAATACGCACAGATGCTTGTCCATCTCCATATGGATTCGATGCTTTTGCCATTTTCTCATGTGCATCAGAATCTGATAACAGTTCATTTGCCAGTTGGAAAATAGTCTCTTCATCCGTTCCCGCAAGCTTTAACGTGCCTGCTTCAATCCCTTCAGGTCGCTCTGTTGTATCTCGTAAAACAAGCACAGGTACACCTAGTGATGGCGCTTCTTCTTGAACTCCACCTGAATCTGTTAAAATCAAGTGTGCTCTTGATGCGAAATTATGAAAATCCACTGCATTTAATGGCTCAATGAGCTGAATTCGCTCATCATTTCCTAATATTTCGTTGGCCGTCTCTTGAACTACCGGATTTAAGTGGACAGGGTACACCACTTTCACGTCAGGATGAGCTTGGACTAGTCGCTTAATCGCACGGAACATTTGCTGCATATTCTTCCCTAAGTTCTCTCGTCGGTGGGCGGTCATGAGTACTAATCTACTTTCTCCTAAAGAATCAATAATCGGATGTTGATAGTCCTCACTTACTGTTGTATTCAGTGCATCGATTCCCGTATTCCCGGTGACGAAAATAGAATCCTCTTTCTTGTTCTCCGCTAACAGATTTTGTTTAGATTGCTCGGTTGGCGCAAAATGCAAATCTGCCATAATTCCTGTTAATTGGCGGTTCATCTCCTCTGGATATGGAGAATATTTATCCCACGTCCGTAAACCGGCCTCCACATGTCCAACTGCAATTTGATTGTAATACGCCGCAAGGGAGGCAGCGAATGTAGTCGTTGTATCTCCGTGCACGAGTACGATATCCGGCTTCGTTTCCTTCATCACTTCGTCTAACCCTTCAAGCGCTCTCGTCGTGATTTGAGAAAGTGTTTGTTTCGCTTGCATAATATTTAAATCGTAATCTGGAGTTATGTTGAAGATTTCGAGCACTTGATCAAGCATTTCTCGGTGCTGTGCTGTAACGGTCACAATCGGTTCAAACTTATCCGATTGTTTCTTCAGCTCTAGTACAAGTGGTGCCATTTTAATAGCTTCCGGTCTTGTTCCAAATATCGTCATTACTTTGATTCGGTTACCCATGGATGGTCACCCCATTAGTTAAGATATTATTTCGTTCCAAATAAACGATCCCCGGCGTCTCCAAGGCCTGGTACAATGTAGCCTTTCTCATTTAACTTCTCATCAAGTGCTGCAAGGTAAATGTCTACATCTGGGTGATCTTTCTGAATGACTTCTACGCCTTCAGGTGCAGCAATTAAACACATCAGTTTAATGTTGTTTGCTCCACGTTTTTTTAAAGAATGGATGGCGTCGTTTGCAGACCCTCCGGTTGCAAGCATCGGATCAATCACAATCAGTTCTCTTTCTTCTATATCAGAAGGAAGTTTAATATAGTACTCCACTGGTTTTAATGTGTTCGGATCACGATATAACCCGACATGTCCTACTTTAGCTGCCGGAATAAGACGTAGAATACCATCTACCATTCCAAGACCTGCTCGTAGAATCGGAACTAGTCCTATTTTTTTCCCAGAAAGGATTTTTGTCTTTGCCTCAGTTACCGGAGTTTCAATCGTAATCTCTTCTGTTGGCATATCTCTTGTAATTTCAAAAGCCATAAGACCTGCTACTTCGTCTACTAATTCACGGAATTCTTTCGTTCCTGTTTTCTTATTTCTTATGTATGTTAGCTTATGCTGAATTAACGGATGATCTAACACATATACGTTACCCAAAATCGATCACTCCTTTTAATAGTTACATCCTAAAAATTGTACTGAAAAAACAAAGCTCTTTCAAGCTTAATATTTACTAGACTCCCCATTAGCATTCTCAAAAAAACGCATGAAAAGTCCCTTGCACCATGTCTGGGGCAAGGGACTTTTCATTATTGATAAAGAGGGAAACGGTCCGCTAACGCTTTTACTCGACCTTCCATTTCTTTTAACTTCGCTTCCTCTTCATGATTTTTTAATGTTCCTGCAATAATCGATGCAATCTCATCCATTTCTTCTAACCCAAATCCTCTAGTCGTCACAGCAGCTGTACCGATACGAACACCACTCGTAACAAATGGACTTTCCGGATCGAATGGGATTGTATTTTTATTTGTCGTTACCCCTACATCGTCTAGTGCTTTTTCTGCTACTTTACCAGTTAAGTTCAACGGACGAACGTCTAATAATAATAGATGATTATCTGTACCACCAGAAACGATTCGAATCCCTTCGTTTTGTAAGGCTTCACTCAAACGCTGTGCATTAGCGATGATTTGTTTCGTGTACGTTTTAAAGTCATCTGATAGAGCTTCTTTGAATGCAACCGCCTTAGCTGCGATGACGTGCATTAAAGGGCCCCCTTGAATACCAGGGAAGATGGATTTATCAATTTGCTTCGCATATTCTTCTTTACAAAGAATCATCCCACCACGTGGTCCACGTAACGTTTTATGTGTAGTCGTGGTTACAAAATCTGCATATGGTACTGGGCTTGGGTGAAGACCTGTCGCCACAAGACCAGCAATGTGTGCCATATCAACCATTAAATAAGCACCAACTACATCTGCAATCTCACGGAACTTTTGAAAATCAATTTTGCGAGGATACGCACTAGCACCTGCAACAATGAGCTTTGGTTTTACTTCTTTCGCTTTGTTTAAAATATCTACGTAATTAAGTTGTTCTGTTTCTTGATCCACGCCATATTCTACGAAGTTGTAAAGCTTCCCACTGAAGTTGACCGGACTGCCGTGTGTTAAGTGTCCACCATGGCTTAAGTTCATTCCTAATACGGTGTCACCCGGCTCTAATACCGAGAAATAAACAGCCATATTCGCTTGTGCTCCAGAGTGTGGCTGTACATTTGCATGATCTGCGCCAAATAATTCCTTCGCACGGTCACGCGCAAGATTTTCTGCAACATCTACATACTCACAGCCACCATAATATCTTTTATCTGGATAGCCTTCTGCGTATTTGTTGGTGAGCACAGAACCTTGTGCTTCCATCACAGCTTTCGTAACAAAGTTTTCCGATGCGATCAATTCAATTTTGTCGTTTTGACGCTTTCTTTCATCTTCCATTGCTTGAAAAAGTTCTGGATCGAATTGTTTTACGTGTTCCATCGTAGAATCCCCCTGTACGTGAATTAAATTTTATATAGACATGGTAAACATGTTTATCCTTGTGTAAAACTATCTCATTTGGTTGTCTGGATACTCCGCTCTTTTTCCACCTATCAATTTAGGTCTAGTTCGAGCCGTATTCACTCTCGCATGTCCGACATACCTTTGTTTGAATCGAAGTGGAATGACGACCGGCTTTAGGTGCATACCAATCATCGTTTCTCCGATATCAATCCCTGCATCAGCCAATACAGACTCTACTAAGATAGGATCTCGGAATTGTTTAAATGCATAAGATGCCATGGAACCTCCTGCAGTAGGAACCGGAACAGCCGTTACTTCTGTCCATCCTTTGGTCATTGCCAGTTTCCTTTCCACTACAATCGCTCGGTTTAAGTGTTCACAGCATTGATAAATCACTTCAACTCCAGATCTTTGTTGCAGTTCAGAAAGCTTGTCATATATACATGCTGCTATTTCCTCACTACCAGACGTACCAATTCTTTGACCCGCCACTTCACTTGTGGAGCATCCAACGATAAACAGATGTCCCTTTTTCAAGTAATCACTATCTATCCATTCATCTACTATATCGGCCAGTTCACTTGTCCACTTATTGATGTCTAGATTACTCATAAGGATTCTTACTTTTCCTCGTATTCTGTAATCTTGTTAATACGATTGGCATGGCGACCAGCTTGAAAATCTGCATGTAGCCAAGTTTTTACGATTTCAACGGCAAGTCCTGGTCCGACAACTCGTTCTCCCATAGTTAAAATGTTCGAGTCGTTATGCTCACGTGTTGCTTTCGCACTAAATACATCATGTACTAACGCTGCACGAATTCCTTTTACTTTGTTTGCACTAATGGACATTCCGATACCTGTCCCGCAGATGAGAATTCCTTTATCAAATTCCCCGCTAGCCACTCGCTCTGCAGCGGGAATTGCATAATCCGGATAATCTACGGAACCTTCACAGTTACAACCAATATCCTCAAACTCAATATTTAATTCCTTTAAAAGGTTCGCAATCTCTTCTCTTAAACGGATTCCACCGTGATCAGATGCTAATATAACGCGCATGGAAGAAAACCCCCTATTTTTATTGATTATCGATTTTTTTAATAAGTAAATCTATATACTGTTCTATTTCCGCTAACGTCTCTTGATAAACGGACAGACTGCCACCGAATGGGTCAGAAATGTCCAAGTTAGGCAAGCTACTTTCAAGACGTTGTATCTCTTCTATTTCCGTACTTAGTTTATCATACATTTGCTCATTCCTTAGGAAATTACCTTCTTTATTTAAGATGTTCGCACGCTTTTCTTCAAGTGTAGCATAGGCTTTTTTTAATTGCTCCCAAGCATCGGAGTTATCTTCTAGTACATATTCTTTCAATGTATAAATTTTATCATAATAGTTCGGGAATTGAGCTACTAATGATTGCTTATGCTGTGTCGTCATCGTTAAGACGATTTCCGCCCAATGTAGGGTGTCGGGTGTAACCGGTTGAGATTGATGCTCTAGGGATATACCTTTCGCGGATAATGCATCAACAGATCCTTGTGAAGGTCGCTGACCGAATCCAGCAAATATCCCTGCAGATTGAACCTCAAAATCGGGGCGTCTCTTTTTTAATAATGCTTCTGCCATCGGACTTCTACACGTATTCCCTGTACAAACAAATAAAATCCTCATTGTGTTGGCCTCCAGAACGCTCTCTTTGTGAAAAACTATATCATATCCTTTCCTAAGGGACAAAGAAAGATGTATTTGTGCAACTCCACTGCATGAAACGTAAAAAAGTCAGGAGCTGAATAAACTCCTGACTTTTTTGCCTACCATTAACCAAAAATTATTCGGAGCCCAAAGGCACATAAAATACTGCCACCTAAAAGCTCACTATAAATTCCAAGCAACCCTCTCGCTTTCCTTCCTAGTAACAGGCCCGTCCAGGTTAGAAGCATGCTAAAAAAACCA includes:
- the upp gene encoding uracil phosphoribosyltransferase, with amino-acid sequence MGNVYVLDHPLIQHKLTYIRNKKTGTKEFRELVDEVAGLMAFEITRDMPTEEITIETPVTEAKTKILSGKKIGLVPILRAGLGMVDGILRLIPAAKVGHVGLYRDPNTLKPVEYYIKLPSDIEERELIVIDPMLATGGSANDAIHSLKKRGANNIKLMCLIAAPEGVEVIQKDHPDVDIYLAALDEKLNEKGYIVPGLGDAGDRLFGTK
- the glyA gene encoding serine hydroxymethyltransferase; amino-acid sequence: MEHVKQFDPELFQAMEDERKRQNDKIELIASENFVTKAVMEAQGSVLTNKYAEGYPDKRYYGGCEYVDVAENLARDRAKELFGADHANVQPHSGAQANMAVYFSVLEPGDTVLGMNLSHGGHLTHGSPVNFSGKLYNFVEYGVDQETEQLNYVDILNKAKEVKPKLIVAGASAYPRKIDFQKFREIADVVGAYLMVDMAHIAGLVATGLHPSPVPYADFVTTTTHKTLRGPRGGMILCKEEYAKQIDKSIFPGIQGGPLMHVIAAKAVAFKEALSDDFKTYTKQIIANAQRLSEALQNEGIRIVSGGTDNHLLLLDVRPLNLTGKVAEKALDDVGVTTNKNTIPFDPESPFVTSGVRIGTAAVTTRGFGLEEMDEIASIIAGTLKNHEEEAKLKEMEGRVKALADRFPLYQ
- a CDS encoding TIGR01440 family protein — translated: MSNLDINKWTSELADIVDEWIDSDYLKKGHLFIVGCSTSEVAGQRIGTSGSEEIAACIYDKLSELQQRSGVEVIYQCCEHLNRAIVVERKLAMTKGWTEVTAVPVPTAGGSMASYAFKQFRDPILVESVLADAGIDIGETMIGMHLKPVVIPLRFKQRYVGHARVNTARTRPKLIGGKRAEYPDNQMR
- the rpiB gene encoding ribose 5-phosphate isomerase B; protein product: MRVILASDHGGIRLREEIANLLKELNIEFEDIGCNCEGSVDYPDYAIPAAERVASGEFDKGILICGTGIGMSISANKVKGIRAALVHDVFSAKATREHNDSNILTMGERVVGPGLAVEIVKTWLHADFQAGRHANRINKITEYEEK
- a CDS encoding low molecular weight protein arginine phosphatase codes for the protein MRILFVCTGNTCRSPMAEALLKKRRPDFEVQSAGIFAGFGQRPSQGSVDALSAKGISLEHQSQPVTPDTLHWAEIVLTMTTQHKQSLVAQFPNYYDKIYTLKEYVLEDNSDAWEQLKKAYATLEEKRANILNKEGNFLRNEQMYDKLSTEIEEIQRLESSLPNLDISDPFGGSLSVYQETLAEIEQYIDLLIKKIDNQ